The following proteins come from a genomic window of Gimesia chilikensis:
- a CDS encoding flagellar basal body P-ring protein FlgI has translation MKNFVNPFIVLITLAFSFAGCQELDLKPQSWLKNVNMRSQSPDEEEEDFSELEKFETKVETPFVGDYTQITGKNLIALQGVGLVTGLKGTGGNPPPSVHREALLREMRRRNVKNPNMILRDPSTALVIVKAYLPPLIRKGESFDVEVYLPGNSEATSLEGGWLMEAYLAEQAMIQGRGLLKGHILAKAKGPILIPPMGEDVEVANGMLRRGRILAGGVSTAEDRDLALYLRNDFKSIRNAQRIANKIGTRFHHYDQYGIEEPLAEAKTDKKVVLKLKPRYKHNDSRYLQVVRYIAFRETDVAQRVRMQKLSEEIMIPEKAERASIQLEAIGKKSIPILKMALKSPLLEVRFHAAVALAYLGEGAGLKHLAEAAREEPAFRVYALAAMSAIDEPEAHLYLRDLMCMTSAETRYGAFRALWTLDKNDPFIRGEDMNGQFLLHVLQTELEQGTSHDPDQKEGSNARNGGPMIHITHRKHPEVVLFGSEQEFRVPMAVRAGEVLVTGAAGSEEVIVSKYEVGEPDQRKKVSRNIAVVIRTAVEMGASYPDIAAMILQAHRQGNIDAQVEIDALPEGGRMYFRPEPEDSLMALKSGEMKSTKPKRRKGSRVGNENMVPNIFHDGAPQSKRSKKSEYEEEMRERAEAEGDSDNKGEASLSDTRKPKASPTDEEGKFVKRGAFDSWLRYFKK, from the coding sequence GTGAAGAACTTTGTCAATCCGTTCATCGTGCTGATCACACTGGCGTTTTCATTCGCCGGATGCCAGGAACTCGATTTGAAGCCACAAAGCTGGCTGAAAAATGTCAACATGCGGTCGCAAAGCCCGGATGAGGAGGAGGAAGACTTCTCCGAGCTGGAAAAATTCGAGACAAAGGTCGAAACGCCCTTTGTGGGAGATTACACACAGATTACCGGGAAGAACCTGATCGCCCTGCAGGGGGTCGGCCTGGTGACCGGCCTCAAAGGGACGGGCGGCAATCCACCTCCGTCCGTGCACCGCGAAGCACTGCTGCGTGAGATGCGCCGCCGGAATGTTAAAAACCCGAACATGATTTTACGCGACCCGTCTACCGCGCTGGTTATTGTGAAAGCCTATCTGCCTCCGCTGATTCGCAAAGGGGAGAGCTTCGACGTGGAAGTCTACCTGCCTGGTAACAGCGAAGCGACCAGCCTGGAAGGAGGCTGGTTGATGGAAGCATACCTGGCTGAACAGGCAATGATTCAGGGACGCGGTCTGCTCAAAGGTCATATCCTGGCGAAAGCCAAAGGTCCAATTCTGATTCCGCCAATGGGTGAAGATGTCGAAGTTGCCAACGGCATGCTCCGCCGTGGTCGTATTCTGGCCGGTGGGGTCTCCACCGCGGAAGACCGGGATCTGGCACTGTACCTGCGAAACGATTTCAAGAGTATTCGTAACGCGCAGCGTATCGCCAACAAGATCGGCACACGGTTCCATCATTATGATCAATACGGAATCGAAGAGCCTCTGGCTGAAGCCAAGACAGATAAGAAAGTGGTGCTGAAACTCAAGCCACGCTACAAACACAACGATTCACGTTATCTGCAGGTCGTGCGGTATATCGCCTTCCGGGAAACCGATGTGGCGCAGCGCGTACGCATGCAGAAGCTGAGTGAAGAAATTATGATCCCCGAGAAAGCGGAACGGGCTTCCATTCAACTGGAGGCCATCGGTAAGAAATCGATTCCGATTCTCAAGATGGCTTTGAAGAGTCCGTTGCTCGAAGTCCGCTTCCATGCTGCGGTCGCGCTGGCTTACCTGGGAGAAGGAGCGGGTCTGAAGCATCTGGCTGAAGCCGCCCGCGAGGAACCTGCGTTCCGCGTCTATGCCCTGGCTGCGATGTCGGCAATTGACGAGCCGGAGGCACACCTCTACCTGCGGGATCTGATGTGCATGACCAGTGCCGAAACCCGTTACGGGGCTTTCCGGGCACTCTGGACTCTGGATAAAAATGATCCCTTTATTCGTGGTGAAGACATGAATGGTCAGTTCCTGCTGCACGTTCTGCAGACGGAACTGGAGCAGGGAACCAGTCACGATCCCGATCAGAAAGAGGGCAGCAATGCCCGTAATGGCGGGCCGATGATTCATATCACGCACCGGAAACATCCGGAAGTAGTCCTGTTTGGTTCTGAGCAGGAGTTCCGGGTTCCCATGGCAGTGCGGGCCGGCGAAGTGCTGGTGACCGGGGCTGCCGGCAGTGAGGAAGTGATTGTCAGTAAATACGAAGTCGGCGAACCCGACCAGCGAAAGAAGGTCTCACGGAACATTGCCGTTGTGATTCGCACCGCTGTGGAGATGGGAGCCAGCTATCCCGATATCGCCGCCATGATCCTGCAGGCACACCGCCAGGGGAACATTGACGCACAGGTTGAAATCGACGCACTGCCAGAAGGGGGCCGGATGTACTTCCGACCCGAACCGGAAGATTCACTGATGGCTCTGAAATCGGGCGAGATGAAATCTACGAAGCCGAAACGTCGTAAAGGTTCACGCGTCGGCAACGAAAATATGGTCCCCAATATCTTCCACGATGGAGCTCCTCAGTCGAAACGTTCCAAAAAATCGGAGTATGAAGAGGAAATGCGGGAACGGGCAGAGGCAGAAGGTGATTCAGACAACAAAGGTGAAGCCAGTCTGTCTGATACACGGAAGCCGAAAGCCAGTCCCACGGATGAGGAAGGGAAATTCGTGAAGCGGGGTGCCTTCGATAGCTGGTTACGTTACTTCAAAAAATAA
- a CDS encoding AAA family ATPase: MLKSLELFGFKSFADRTIFEFSEGITCVVGPNGSGKSNVVDGIKWVLGDQSPKSLRGKDMTDVIFNGSKGRKANAYAEATLTFKNTERFLDIDAEEVHIGRRLWKNGDSEYLLNRNPVRLKDIRDLFMGTGAATSAYSIIEQGRVDQILQANAATRRVVFEEAAGISRYKARKVDAERKLERVGQNILRLTDIVDEVEAQLNSTRSQASKAAKYREASTELRKLWMGMAADDWRHLTAQLSTLHNQIGQYQKRIDELNAGYQEYEDKLGAIDAEVSEFEDQLRTVEKQLSTHREGIAGNQTAIEHQLERKTEFETEITRLRKQRILMARRTTEIQRDLEAVKQEKENSEAGFELQRAKLQEAQERITVVTTELDAISEEIQQKRQQMHEFNKQSLALDNRLFSMQTQQETVSNSMTKANEKRLQLEARVEEAEAVVEECTARFRTAGDKVAEFAQALSAVDEKQQDLLSQQDQRTQQLSELRERRSAYQARKSVLEDLERRQEGLSIGVKDILNRAQTSNYPPWNTILGSVADLLDVDLEQAALLEVALGSRSQLLVISEFDPLYQFLKEGKYSISGRVGFITHPSANAAEPNAASGFTLSADSLVPESFGVPTAESGKTTNSPEGVLDLSSERGVIYRADQLVKDTPQNRQLAELLLTDTWIVDSLETAVRLSREEGKQCRFVTLQGELVEENLSIFVGAIGGESAIFTRRSELRKLKNDLIRIDRTLNDNEVALEKLDELLSTVDGERSACQEQMQEASEALATEKAAKVSAEQKQEQLNEELATVLSDLHDLEAHSAKLTAESEAVLGEKQELEAELDRLNALIQEGEQQLLDKQCEVQELKEQQNARKLELATHEERLAGLEQRFSRLNSESEQRHQQQEESNRRYESSLEKNSQINLHILNTRALLDEQLLVQENFLEQARNLTLLRDEKRQYKKQLSSEEAAIRKERRELSDKKHEEEFKTRDIEHEIKTLAERIEEEYQLTLEEIVSSGESILKQHLEEIAEAEREQAAEEEAEVAQVEETDPEAENEIEQDALSADFESATPEEPVEIELVNEDDALTEPGFNAELYLEIRPEIEAQVNRLRRKIKMMGSINSDSLKDLDELECRFEYMKSQLDDLNEAKSSLEEIIRRINVESKRLFFDTFEVVRGHFQEIFRKLFGGGEADIILEDPDDVLECGIEIVARPPGKELRGLTLLSGGEKTLTAVALLMSIFRSRPSPFCILDEVDAALDEANVERYAGLIDDFKETTQFIMITHNKRSMTVGNVLYGVTMEQSGVSKRMSVRFDDISEDGHFKQSSSGTDGASEAA; this comes from the coding sequence ATGCTGAAATCATTGGAACTGTTCGGCTTTAAGAGTTTTGCCGATCGGACCATCTTTGAATTTTCGGAAGGCATTACTTGCGTTGTCGGGCCCAACGGAAGTGGTAAGAGTAACGTTGTCGATGGAATCAAGTGGGTTTTGGGTGACCAGAGCCCCAAGAGTCTCCGAGGCAAGGATATGACCGATGTGATCTTCAACGGATCCAAAGGTCGTAAAGCAAACGCCTATGCTGAAGCAACGTTGACGTTCAAGAATACCGAACGGTTTCTGGATATCGACGCCGAAGAGGTTCATATCGGACGCCGTCTCTGGAAGAACGGCGATTCGGAATATCTGCTCAACCGGAATCCGGTACGTCTGAAAGACATTCGCGACCTGTTCATGGGGACTGGGGCCGCTACCTCGGCCTACAGCATTATTGAGCAGGGACGCGTCGATCAGATTCTGCAGGCCAATGCGGCTACCCGGCGCGTCGTCTTTGAAGAGGCAGCGGGTATCAGTCGGTATAAAGCCCGCAAGGTCGACGCCGAACGGAAACTGGAACGGGTCGGACAGAATATTCTCCGCCTGACGGACATCGTCGACGAGGTGGAAGCCCAGCTCAACTCAACGCGGAGCCAGGCCTCTAAGGCGGCGAAATATCGTGAGGCATCAACCGAGCTGCGCAAACTCTGGATGGGGATGGCCGCCGATGACTGGCGACATCTGACCGCCCAACTCTCAACCTTGCATAACCAGATCGGTCAGTACCAGAAGCGGATCGATGAACTGAATGCGGGTTACCAGGAATACGAAGATAAGCTGGGCGCCATCGACGCAGAAGTATCCGAATTCGAGGATCAACTCCGCACCGTGGAAAAGCAGCTGTCCACTCACCGCGAAGGGATCGCCGGAAACCAGACTGCCATCGAACATCAGCTTGAGCGGAAAACGGAATTCGAAACCGAAATCACCCGGCTGCGTAAGCAGCGGATTCTGATGGCCAGGCGTACGACCGAAATCCAGCGGGATCTGGAAGCGGTCAAACAGGAGAAAGAAAATTCCGAAGCCGGCTTTGAACTGCAGCGGGCAAAACTGCAGGAAGCCCAGGAACGCATTACCGTGGTCACTACGGAACTGGATGCGATCAGCGAAGAAATTCAGCAGAAGCGGCAGCAGATGCACGAGTTCAACAAGCAGTCGCTGGCTTTGGATAATCGTCTGTTTTCCATGCAGACTCAGCAGGAAACCGTAAGTAACTCGATGACCAAGGCGAATGAAAAACGCCTGCAGCTGGAAGCACGCGTCGAAGAGGCCGAGGCGGTGGTCGAAGAGTGTACTGCGCGCTTCCGCACCGCCGGGGACAAAGTCGCCGAGTTCGCACAGGCACTCTCTGCCGTCGATGAAAAACAGCAGGATCTGCTCAGTCAGCAGGATCAGCGTACACAACAGCTGTCCGAATTGCGGGAACGTCGCTCTGCGTATCAGGCTCGCAAAAGCGTACTGGAAGATCTGGAACGTCGGCAGGAAGGCTTGAGCATCGGCGTGAAAGACATTCTGAACCGCGCCCAGACCTCAAATTATCCCCCCTGGAATACCATCCTGGGGAGCGTGGCGGATCTGCTGGATGTTGATCTGGAACAGGCGGCTCTTCTCGAAGTCGCTTTGGGCAGTCGGTCACAGCTGCTGGTAATCAGTGAGTTTGATCCCCTCTATCAGTTTTTAAAAGAGGGCAAGTATTCCATTTCCGGCCGCGTCGGTTTTATTACGCATCCCTCTGCGAATGCTGCCGAACCGAATGCGGCGAGTGGGTTCACACTGTCGGCAGATTCCCTGGTTCCAGAGAGCTTTGGCGTACCGACAGCAGAGTCGGGAAAAACGACGAATTCTCCGGAAGGGGTGCTGGATCTGAGCAGCGAGCGGGGAGTGATTTATCGTGCCGATCAGCTGGTGAAAGATACTCCTCAGAACCGTCAGCTTGCGGAACTGTTATTGACCGATACCTGGATCGTGGATTCCCTGGAGACGGCTGTTCGCCTCTCCCGCGAGGAAGGGAAGCAGTGTCGGTTCGTTACTCTGCAGGGTGAACTGGTCGAGGAAAACCTGTCGATTTTCGTTGGGGCAATCGGTGGAGAATCAGCGATTTTCACTCGCCGTAGTGAACTGCGAAAACTCAAGAATGATCTGATTCGCATCGACCGCACACTGAATGATAACGAAGTCGCGTTGGAGAAGCTTGACGAACTGTTGTCGACGGTGGACGGGGAACGCAGTGCCTGCCAGGAGCAGATGCAGGAAGCGTCCGAAGCACTGGCCACGGAAAAAGCAGCCAAGGTTTCTGCAGAACAGAAGCAGGAACAGTTGAACGAAGAACTGGCAACGGTTCTCAGTGACCTGCACGATCTGGAAGCACATTCCGCGAAACTGACTGCGGAATCAGAAGCGGTGCTGGGCGAGAAGCAGGAGCTGGAAGCGGAACTGGATCGCCTGAACGCACTGATTCAGGAAGGTGAACAGCAGCTGCTCGATAAGCAATGCGAAGTCCAGGAACTGAAAGAACAGCAGAATGCACGCAAGCTGGAGCTGGCGACGCATGAGGAACGTCTGGCCGGTCTGGAACAGCGTTTCAGTCGCCTCAACAGCGAATCGGAACAACGACACCAGCAGCAGGAAGAATCGAATCGGCGGTATGAATCTTCTCTGGAGAAGAATTCCCAGATCAATCTACACATTTTGAATACGCGTGCCTTGCTGGATGAACAGCTGCTGGTTCAGGAAAACTTCCTGGAGCAGGCACGCAACCTGACTCTGTTGCGGGATGAGAAACGCCAGTACAAGAAACAGTTGAGTTCCGAAGAGGCAGCGATTCGCAAGGAACGTCGTGAGCTGAGCGATAAGAAGCACGAAGAGGAATTCAAGACGCGCGACATCGAGCATGAAATCAAGACGCTGGCCGAGCGAATTGAGGAAGAGTACCAGCTCACTTTGGAAGAAATCGTCTCCTCGGGTGAATCGATTCTCAAACAGCACCTGGAAGAGATCGCGGAAGCGGAACGGGAACAGGCTGCTGAGGAAGAAGCCGAAGTCGCTCAGGTAGAGGAAACAGATCCGGAAGCAGAAAACGAGATCGAGCAGGATGCGCTCAGTGCAGACTTCGAATCAGCGACCCCGGAAGAACCGGTCGAAATCGAGCTGGTCAATGAAGATGATGCGTTGACCGAACCGGGTTTCAATGCGGAGCTGTACCTCGAAATTCGTCCCGAGATTGAAGCCCAGGTGAACCGACTGCGGCGGAAAATCAAGATGATGGGCAGCATCAACTCGGACAGTCTGAAAGACCTGGACGAACTGGAGTGCCGCTTTGAGTATATGAAGTCACAGCTGGATGACCTCAACGAGGCCAAGTCGTCACTGGAAGAAATCATCCGCCGGATCAATGTCGAAAGCAAGCGACTGTTCTTTGATACGTTCGAAGTGGTGCGGGGGCATTTCCAGGAAATCTTTCGTAAACTGTTCGGCGGTGGTGAAGCCGATATCATTCTGGAAGATCCGGATGATGTGCTCGAATGTGGAATCGAAATCGTCGCTCGGCCTCCCGGAAAAGAATTGCGCGGTCTGACGCTGCTCAGTGGTGGTGAAAAGACTCTGACCGCGGTGGCGCTGCTGATGTCGATCTTCCGCAGCCGGCCCAGCCCGTTCTGTATTCTGGACGAGGTTGATGCCGCGCTGGATGAAGCAAACGTGGAACGTTACGCCGGCCTGATCGATGACTTCAAGGAAACGACCCAGTTCATTATGATCACGCATAATAAACGATCGATGACTGTTGGTAACGTATTGTATGGCGTTACAATGGAACAGTCCGGGGTTTCCAAGCGGATGTCCGTCCGGTTTGATGACATCAGCGAAGATGGTCACTTCAAACAGTCCAGCTCCGGCACAGACGGGGCCTCCGAAGCCGCTTAA
- a CDS encoding RidA family protein encodes MKSLTNLLTTVALLALTGSATAEVAYLNPSAETGTSQCAVVKNSVLAHTSQILPINFNGGQVVAGNAGDQTAMVLQNLDYLLGKVDATLYRIVKLNVYVAREELVSEVKQRLVKELKFKVQPACTFVVTKLPDPKALVAMDVVAALDSEKKITKTEIYNDNVSGFRVALLPAGRTAYISGQAVKADTLEEATKKTMEELHQTLKFLGGSPENIVHLKAFLTPMKQGESSAEVIDSFFPEKRRPPVTLVEWFSTLPVEIEMIVALPEPAPASRPAETIVYKTPTGMKASPVYSRVAIAEVSDRIYVSGITSKEPGNYSTRIHSAFDQLRAIVTEAGSDMEHLAKATYYVSDNEISGDFGKIRQEYYNPKRPPAASKATVKSVGIPNRILLMDMIAVPVK; translated from the coding sequence ATGAAATCCCTGACGAATCTACTGACAACCGTTGCACTGCTGGCTCTGACCGGATCGGCTACGGCCGAGGTGGCCTATCTGAATCCGTCCGCCGAGACAGGAACTTCTCAGTGTGCTGTCGTCAAAAACAGTGTGCTCGCACATACGTCCCAGATCCTGCCGATCAATTTCAATGGGGGACAGGTCGTGGCAGGAAATGCGGGAGATCAGACTGCGATGGTCCTGCAGAATCTGGATTACCTGCTGGGCAAAGTCGATGCCACCCTGTATCGCATTGTGAAACTCAACGTCTACGTGGCCCGGGAAGAACTGGTCTCCGAGGTCAAACAGCGACTGGTCAAAGAACTGAAATTCAAAGTTCAGCCCGCCTGCACTTTCGTGGTGACCAAACTCCCAGATCCCAAGGCTCTGGTTGCCATGGATGTGGTGGCTGCACTCGACTCAGAGAAAAAGATCACGAAGACGGAGATCTACAACGACAATGTCTCCGGGTTCCGTGTCGCCCTGTTACCCGCAGGACGGACCGCCTACATTTCCGGTCAGGCCGTCAAAGCGGACACACTGGAAGAAGCCACGAAAAAGACCATGGAAGAACTTCACCAGACACTGAAGTTCCTGGGTGGCTCTCCCGAAAACATCGTGCACCTCAAAGCGTTTCTCACCCCGATGAAACAGGGAGAGAGTTCCGCGGAGGTGATTGACAGTTTCTTCCCCGAGAAACGCCGCCCGCCGGTCACTCTGGTGGAATGGTTTTCCACCCTGCCGGTCGAGATCGAAATGATCGTCGCATTGCCTGAACCGGCACCAGCCTCCCGTCCTGCGGAGACCATCGTCTACAAGACGCCGACCGGGATGAAAGCGTCCCCCGTCTACAGTCGCGTCGCGATTGCCGAAGTGAGTGACCGGATCTATGTTTCGGGAATCACTTCTAAAGAGCCGGGTAATTACAGTACGCGGATTCACAGCGCCTTTGATCAGCTGAGAGCGATTGTGACGGAAGCAGGCAGCGATATGGAGCATCTGGCCAAAGCGACTTACTATGTTTCCGACAATGAAATCAGTGGCGACTTCGGTAAGATCCGCCAGGAATACTACAATCCGAAGCGGCCCCCGGCAGCCTCCAAGGCGACCGTCAAAAGTGTAGGCATTCCGAACCGGATCCTGCTGATGGATATGATCGCGGTTCCCGTCAAGTAA
- a CDS encoding prolyl oligopeptidase family serine peptidase: MKLPQKYLVKITIPLILAACWSSSLLYADGPKDNLPDQVRRIPALGVEVPEKQRAQLEEGLAKLKSSIDQLKKTKDARIRSLIPDVEIYHRAVRCALEYQEFFHEREIGVGSKLLEQGQERADQLLKGEAPWTKQTGLVVRGYISKIDQTVQPYGLVIPESYTFLGKSQYRCDLWFHGRGERLSEVNFINQAQRSRGQYTPTDTIVLHPYGRYSNAFKFAGEVDVLEALESTKQNYRIDDDRVAVRGFSMGGAACWQFAVHYADRWFAANPGAGFSETPLFLDVFQNEELKPTWYEEKLWQLYDCPGYALNLFQCPTVAYSGEIDKQKQAADVMEEALAKVGIDMVHIIGPETAHRIHPDSKVIIEEKMDSLARVGRQRVPSTIHLVTYTLKYNQMDWVTLDAMGEEWTQGRIDARLPGGNRVEVKTQNATAFTLKMAPGEAPLDMTHPVTVKVDGAELKAPRPLSDRSWQVSFHKADAGWQVGPAEYAKGQLVKKHNLQGPIDDAFMDSFIFVSPSGKSASPTVEKWVQSEMKHAIVHWRQQFRGDARVMQDSQITDKEIAASNLVLWGDPQSNQILKKIIDKLPIQWNQEMIVVGNKQYAADHHAPVLIFPNPLNPEKYVVLNSGFTYREYAYLNNARQVPMLPDWAIIDLRTPAGSQYPGKVVDANFFDEFWRLK, translated from the coding sequence ATGAAATTACCACAAAAATATCTTGTCAAAATTACAATCCCACTCATCCTGGCGGCCTGCTGGTCTTCCAGCCTGCTGTACGCGGATGGCCCGAAGGATAATCTGCCCGACCAGGTCCGCCGCATTCCCGCGCTAGGTGTCGAAGTTCCTGAGAAACAGCGTGCTCAACTGGAAGAGGGGCTGGCGAAACTCAAGTCGTCAATCGATCAGCTTAAAAAGACCAAAGATGCCCGCATTCGTTCCCTGATCCCCGATGTCGAAATCTACCATCGGGCCGTTCGCTGTGCCCTGGAATACCAGGAATTTTTCCACGAACGGGAAATCGGAGTGGGCTCGAAGCTGCTCGAACAGGGACAGGAGCGAGCCGACCAGCTGCTGAAAGGGGAAGCCCCCTGGACAAAACAGACCGGCCTGGTCGTCCGCGGCTATATCTCGAAAATCGATCAGACGGTTCAGCCTTACGGCCTGGTCATTCCCGAGAGCTACACTTTCTTGGGTAAGAGCCAGTACCGCTGTGACCTCTGGTTCCACGGACGGGGCGAGCGTCTGAGTGAAGTTAATTTCATTAACCAGGCACAGCGTTCCCGCGGGCAGTACACTCCGACTGACACGATTGTCCTGCACCCCTACGGCCGCTACTCGAATGCGTTTAAATTCGCCGGCGAAGTCGATGTCCTGGAAGCACTGGAATCAACAAAACAGAATTACCGCATCGACGATGATCGCGTCGCGGTTCGTGGATTCTCGATGGGAGGCGCTGCCTGCTGGCAGTTTGCCGTCCATTATGCTGACCGCTGGTTTGCCGCAAATCCAGGAGCAGGCTTCTCCGAAACCCCGCTCTTCCTGGATGTCTTCCAGAACGAAGAACTGAAGCCGACCTGGTACGAGGAGAAACTCTGGCAGCTCTACGACTGCCCCGGGTATGCCTTGAACCTGTTTCAATGTCCGACAGTTGCCTACAGTGGTGAAATCGATAAACAAAAGCAGGCAGCCGATGTGATGGAGGAAGCACTCGCCAAAGTAGGCATCGACATGGTCCACATCATCGGTCCGGAAACCGCACACCGGATTCATCCCGACTCCAAGGTAATCATCGAAGAGAAAATGGATTCCCTGGCCCGCGTAGGGCGACAGCGGGTGCCTTCCACCATTCACCTGGTCACCTATACCCTCAAATACAATCAGATGGACTGGGTGACCCTGGATGCGATGGGCGAAGAATGGACCCAGGGCCGTATTGATGCCCGCCTGCCGGGAGGCAACCGGGTGGAGGTCAAAACACAGAATGCCACTGCTTTCACACTGAAGATGGCTCCCGGCGAAGCACCACTGGACATGACGCATCCCGTCACAGTCAAAGTAGACGGTGCTGAACTGAAAGCCCCTCGCCCTCTCTCAGACCGTTCCTGGCAGGTCTCGTTTCATAAAGCCGATGCTGGCTGGCAGGTCGGCCCTGCTGAATATGCCAAGGGGCAACTCGTCAAAAAGCACAATCTGCAGGGTCCGATCGACGATGCCTTTATGGATTCGTTCATCTTTGTCTCTCCGTCCGGCAAATCTGCCTCACCAACGGTTGAGAAGTGGGTGCAATCTGAAATGAAGCATGCGATCGTGCACTGGCGTCAGCAGTTCCGCGGTGATGCCCGCGTGATGCAAGACTCACAGATCACGGACAAGGAAATCGCCGCGAGCAACCTGGTGCTCTGGGGCGACCCGCAGAGCAATCAGATCCTGAAGAAAATCATCGACAAGCTGCCGATTCAGTGGAACCAGGAGATGATCGTTGTGGGCAACAAGCAGTATGCTGCCGACCATCACGCTCCCGTGTTGATCTTCCCTAACCCACTGAATCCGGAGAAATACGTAGTTCTCAACAGCGGGTTTACTTATCGCGAGTATGCCTATCTGAATAATGCCCGCCAGGTGCCGATGCTGCCCGACTGGGCAATCATTGATTTACGCACTCCGGCTGGCAGTCAGTATCCCGGAAAAGTGGTTGATGCCAACTTCTTCGATGAATTCTGGCGTTTGAAATGA